A genomic segment from Fibrobacter sp. UWP2 encodes:
- a CDS encoding MATE family efflux transporter yields the protein MTMFFTTIYSIVDAAFVSNFVGKTSFAAVNLVMPVLMLIAAPGVMMGAGGSALVAKFLGEGDKEKANKAFSTIVYATIAYGITASITASYFMEGLAAFLGADGEFLSQATRYGRIAALGGIAFVLQHLFYCFMIVAEKPKLGFALTVLAGITNIVLDLLFIVVLEWGISGAALATVIGQSVGGFTPFVFFLLRNKTPLRIVKPVFDGRTLSKAISNGVSELVTNIAMSIVSMLYNFQLIRIAGDTGVAAYGAIMYVSYIFSTFFTGYSFGRAPIISFHYGARNTNELKNLFLMDCVIVAVAGIVLTASSEALALPLAKIFGGYDPNLFEMIRHGIVIYSFAYLLMGANYAGSSFFTALNNGLVSALISFLRTFVFEIIAVLALPIFFGLDGIWSSCAVAEIASFAVTAICVVAFRKKYGYC from the coding sequence TTGACAATGTTTTTTACCACCATCTACAGCATTGTCGATGCCGCATTTGTCTCGAACTTTGTCGGAAAGACTTCTTTTGCTGCCGTAAACCTCGTCATGCCGGTCCTTATGCTTATTGCCGCTCCCGGCGTGATGATGGGGGCCGGCGGCAGCGCGCTCGTCGCAAAATTCCTCGGCGAAGGCGATAAAGAAAAAGCGAACAAGGCGTTTTCAACAATCGTGTATGCGACAATCGCCTACGGAATTACCGCAAGTATCACGGCATCCTATTTTATGGAAGGATTAGCCGCATTCCTGGGTGCCGACGGCGAGTTCCTTTCGCAGGCGACTCGTTACGGGCGCATTGCTGCCCTTGGCGGAATCGCCTTCGTGTTGCAGCATCTCTTTTACTGTTTCATGATTGTGGCAGAAAAGCCTAAGCTGGGTTTTGCGCTTACGGTTTTAGCGGGCATCACAAACATTGTACTGGACCTGTTGTTCATTGTCGTTTTGGAATGGGGCATTTCCGGAGCGGCCCTAGCGACCGTTATCGGTCAGTCCGTCGGAGGATTCACCCCGTTCGTATTTTTCTTATTGCGAAACAAGACTCCTCTCCGAATCGTAAAACCCGTTTTCGATGGCCGCACGTTGTCAAAAGCCATATCGAACGGAGTTTCCGAGCTAGTCACAAACATCGCCATGTCCATCGTAAGCATGCTGTACAATTTCCAGCTCATCAGAATTGCCGGAGATACGGGCGTTGCCGCATACGGGGCAATCATGTATGTGAGCTACATTTTTTCGACATTCTTTACAGGCTATTCGTTTGGACGTGCTCCCATCATAAGTTTCCATTACGGAGCCCGCAATACAAACGAACTCAAAAATCTATTCCTTATGGATTGCGTGATTGTCGCGGTTGCGGGTATCGTACTCACGGCCTCGTCAGAAGCGTTGGCATTACCTTTGGCAAAAATTTTCGGCGGTTACGATCCAAATTTATTCGAAATGATTCGCCACGGCATCGTCATCTATTCATTCGCTTACTTGCTGATGGGCGCGAACTATGCAGGTTCCTCTTTCTTTACGGCCCTGAACAACGGCCTGGTTTCGGCTCTCATTTCGTTCTTGCGGACATTCGTGTTCGAAATCATCGCCGTGCTTGCGCTCCCCATTTTCTTCGGGCTTGACGGCATCTGGAGTTCGTGCGCTGTTGCTGAAATCGCCTCGTTTGCGGTTACTGCAATCTGCGTCGTGGCCTTCCGTAAAAAATATGGCTACTGTTGA
- a CDS encoding DMT family transporter, translated as MDKNVIAIGYAIAAAAFYALNVPCSKMLLAHISPVFMAGLLYIGAGLGIGFLYLFHIKHEPLSERLCKKDFPYTLGMILLDIVAPILLMFGVKYGTSSNASLLGNFEIVATTLIALFIFREKVSTRLWIAILFITTSSFILSFENADGFNFSIGSIFVLGATICWGLENNCTRKISDKSTYQIVTIKGLCSGIGSIVVSLTTGEMLFAAKYIPLALLLGFVAYGLSIFTYIRAQHYLGAAKTSAFYAFAPFIGVLFSVVLLNEKITLQYVVALLVMIAGTIFVVYDTLVRSHSHMHQHIFTHTHGGITHTHVVTHSHLHNHVFSDAKHSHSHNIKDLEKISTH; from the coding sequence ATGGACAAGAATGTCATTGCGATTGGTTATGCGATAGCGGCGGCCGCATTTTATGCACTGAATGTTCCCTGCTCCAAAATGCTGCTGGCCCACATTTCGCCTGTATTCATGGCGGGGCTGCTCTATATTGGTGCAGGGCTCGGCATCGGCTTTCTCTACCTGTTCCATATCAAGCACGAGCCTCTATCGGAAAGGCTCTGCAAAAAAGATTTCCCCTACACGCTGGGCATGATCCTGCTCGACATTGTCGCCCCCATACTGCTCATGTTCGGCGTCAAGTACGGAACATCCAGCAACGCATCGCTGCTCGGGAACTTCGAAATCGTCGCGACAACGTTGATTGCGCTATTCATCTTTAGAGAAAAGGTGTCTACGCGTTTGTGGATTGCTATTTTATTTATAACGACATCCAGTTTCATTCTCTCGTTCGAAAATGCCGATGGATTCAACTTTTCGATCGGCTCCATCTTCGTCCTCGGAGCGACCATCTGCTGGGGGCTAGAAAACAACTGCACTCGCAAAATTTCGGACAAAAGCACATACCAGATTGTGACCATAAAAGGTCTCTGTTCCGGAATCGGTTCCATCGTCGTTTCGCTTACCACAGGCGAAATGCTTTTTGCCGCAAAATACATCCCGCTCGCCCTGCTTCTCGGCTTTGTGGCTTACGGCCTGAGCATTTTCACCTACATCCGCGCGCAACATTACCTGGGGGCAGCAAAGACCAGCGCCTTTTACGCATTCGCGCCCTTTATCGGCGTTCTTTTTTCTGTCGTGCTCCTGAACGAAAAAATCACGCTGCAATACGTCGTGGCGCTCCTGGTCATGATTGCCGGTACCATTTTTGTGGTTTACGATACGCTTGTCCGCTCACATTCGCACATGCATCAGCATATTTTCACGCACACGCATGGCGGCATAACCCATACACACGTTGTTACGCATTCCCATTTGCACAACC